In bacterium, a single window of DNA contains:
- a CDS encoding SMP-30/gluconolactonase/LRE family protein: MSAQRCTFVLVITLLVVGGAAVAGAQPVPPLGYVLEPVATGLGDASRIAIAPSGFGAFGGQVFAARPSSDEVLRIDPTTGSVSSFATTIGTTGFFVEFGTGGAFGVDLYVANSVDPASPTEGLVERIDASGVSTVFGNPTPPPGPPSYQFGGVGMAFSDGGAFGTFLYSGTGGGQISDSLSTLPSTGGSSALFADFGSVLNGTPTELRFGSGLLGFGTDLYVGLNVVSGGTGVETGIYRYDSAGGRTPFSLASADPEFTGVPSGLAFAELGAFEGALYACVNGDAIVRIDDTGDVERFVESIGSCSSLAFSEDGQTLYFIDSTTGTLWALRRMPTPNVSVGDFVVFEEDFRGEFTYPTNPEANELGFGGMTPSGAPFGAGPDVDGRTVTYQVDGASGEISQLVETDGGPLADGSFMIRTRASGLSSPVLSGVALVASQGGVFAAGVEDVSLAAQVEFTWDGMGTPQGELQVVERRFPSGPEFESVEPLTAPVVAALLDGAAFDLELDVTRGEGIGSATAALRLDSGATATTAPLAFSIVSTESFLWVRHAFGLDGPSPEVVALDLTSFEVLQPFVNSFAVDSTIDAVDTLPGDGFCSTTAAECTLRAALQEANALAGSTEIVLGAGTHTLSIPGDDEDASATGDLDVLDDVAIRGAGPGTTIIDAASIDRVVHNPSNPISQPTLRLEGVTLTGGQADDGNDPSGGGVLSVGRLFLADCVVAGNRANFGGGIVSGSRLSMKRCVVENNEAIDYFVDSSGGGIRVPTAISSAARAHFFDSAIVSNFADVDAGLECTGFPLAGSSNRVWLENTTVSGNEDAVAGEQISLSNCTGTLLHSTVVGGSGSGLSASRSVTSTAALRLVNSVFSGTPACEPFSTLTPTLEGNNASEDTSCGFTGLSDIVGVSLDLAPLAALDTNGGLLASTRGHLPNPGSPLIEAADEDACTRFDQRRGLRPVDGDTNGTPLCDLGAIEVPEPGFAIGLCAGVMALGTLRRRSLARLDGGT; encoded by the coding sequence ATGTCCGCTCAACGATGCACGTTCGTTCTCGTGATCACGCTTCTCGTCGTCGGTGGCGCGGCGGTGGCCGGCGCCCAGCCCGTGCCACCGCTGGGATACGTGCTCGAGCCGGTCGCGACCGGTCTGGGTGACGCGAGTCGGATCGCGATCGCGCCGTCCGGCTTCGGCGCCTTCGGTGGGCAGGTCTTCGCGGCGCGCCCCTCTTCGGACGAGGTTCTTCGGATCGATCCGACGACCGGGAGTGTTTCCTCCTTCGCGACGACGATCGGGACGACCGGCTTCTTCGTCGAGTTCGGAACCGGTGGCGCCTTCGGTGTCGATCTCTATGTCGCGAACTCGGTGGATCCGGCGAGCCCGACCGAGGGTCTCGTCGAGCGGATCGACGCGAGCGGCGTCTCGACGGTCTTCGGCAATCCGACGCCGCCCCCCGGACCGCCTTCGTATCAGTTCGGCGGCGTCGGCATGGCGTTCTCGGACGGCGGCGCCTTCGGCACGTTCCTCTACTCGGGAACGGGCGGAGGACAGATCAGCGACTCGCTCTCGACGCTCCCGTCGACCGGCGGATCGTCGGCGCTCTTCGCTGATTTCGGCTCGGTCCTGAACGGAACGCCGACCGAGCTCCGCTTCGGCTCCGGCCTGCTCGGATTCGGAACCGATCTCTACGTCGGACTGAACGTGGTGAGCGGTGGGACCGGCGTCGAGACCGGCATCTACCGCTACGACTCGGCGGGCGGGCGGACCCCGTTCTCCCTCGCTTCCGCCGATCCGGAGTTCACCGGCGTCCCGAGCGGTCTGGCCTTCGCAGAGCTCGGCGCGTTCGAAGGGGCGCTCTATGCGTGCGTCAACGGCGACGCGATCGTGCGGATCGACGACACCGGCGACGTCGAGCGCTTCGTCGAGTCGATCGGGAGCTGCTCGAGTCTGGCATTCAGCGAAGACGGGCAGACCCTGTACTTCATCGACTCGACCACGGGCACGCTGTGGGCGCTTCGCCGGATGCCCACGCCGAACGTTTCGGTCGGGGACTTCGTCGTCTTCGAGGAGGACTTCCGGGGCGAGTTCACCTACCCGACGAATCCGGAGGCGAACGAGCTCGGCTTCGGGGGCATGACGCCGTCGGGCGCTCCTTTCGGGGCCGGTCCGGACGTCGACGGTCGGACCGTCACCTATCAGGTCGACGGCGCGAGCGGTGAGATCAGCCAGCTCGTCGAGACCGACGGCGGACCGCTGGCGGACGGGAGCTTCATGATCCGCACCCGCGCTTCGGGACTCTCTTCGCCCGTCCTCTCCGGGGTCGCGCTCGTTGCGAGCCAGGGCGGTGTCTTCGCCGCCGGCGTCGAGGACGTCTCGCTCGCGGCCCAGGTCGAATTCACCTGGGACGGGATGGGCACGCCGCAGGGCGAGCTGCAGGTCGTCGAGCGGCGATTCCCGTCCGGACCCGAGTTCGAATCGGTCGAACCCCTGACCGCGCCGGTCGTCGCCGCACTCCTCGACGGCGCAGCGTTCGATCTCGAGCTCGACGTCACCCGGGGCGAGGGGATCGGCAGCGCGACGGCGGCGCTTCGACTCGACTCGGGCGCGACGGCGACGACCGCTCCGCTCGCCTTCTCGATCGTCTCGACCGAGTCCTTCCTGTGGGTGCGGCACGCCTTCGGCCTCGACGGGCCCTCACCCGAGGTCGTCGCGCTCGATCTCACGTCTTTCGAAGTGCTGCAGCCCTTCGTGAATTCGTTCGCCGTCGATTCGACGATCGACGCTGTCGATACGCTGCCGGGGGACGGCTTCTGCTCGACGACCGCGGCGGAGTGCACGCTCCGGGCGGCTCTCCAGGAGGCGAACGCGCTGGCGGGGTCGACCGAGATCGTGCTCGGCGCAGGTACTCATACGCTCTCGATTCCAGGAGACGACGAAGATGCATCGGCGACCGGCGATCTCGACGTGCTCGACGATGTCGCGATCCGAGGTGCCGGGCCGGGAACCACGATCATCGACGCGGCGTCGATCGACCGTGTCGTCCACAATCCCTCGAATCCGATCTCGCAGCCGACGCTTCGTCTCGAGGGCGTCACGCTGACCGGCGGGCAGGCGGACGACGGGAACGACCCTTCCGGAGGGGGGGTGCTGTCGGTGGGGCGGCTCTTCCTCGCGGACTGCGTCGTCGCGGGAAACCGGGCCAACTTCGGCGGAGGGATCGTGTCGGGCTCGAGGCTCTCGATGAAGCGATGCGTCGTCGAGAACAACGAGGCGATCGACTATTTCGTGGACTCCAGCGGCGGAGGAATCCGTGTGCCGACTGCCATCTCGAGCGCGGCGCGTGCCCACTTCTTCGATTCGGCGATCGTTTCGAACTTCGCGGACGTGGATGCCGGATTGGAGTGCACCGGCTTTCCATTGGCGGGAAGCAGCAATCGGGTCTGGCTCGAGAACACGACCGTGAGCGGAAACGAGGATGCGGTGGCCGGTGAGCAGATCAGTCTGAGCAACTGCACGGGCACGCTCCTCCATTCGACCGTGGTCGGCGGTTCAGGGTCTGGACTCTCGGCGTCCCGGTCCGTGACCTCGACCGCGGCGCTGCGGCTGGTGAACAGCGTGTTTTCCGGCACACCGGCGTGCGAACCCTTCTCGACCCTCACGCCGACGCTCGAAGGCAACAACGCGAGCGAGGACACGAGCTGCGGCTTCACCGGTCTCTCAGACATCGTGGGCGTGTCCCTCGATCTCGCACCGCTCGCCGCTCTCGACACGAACGGCGGTCTGCTGGCCTCGACGCGCGGCCACCTGCCGAATCCGGGCAGCCCCCTGATCGAGGCGGCCGACGAGGACGCGTGCACGCGCTTCGACCAGCGACGCGGTCTGCGCCCGGTCGACGGCGACACGAACGGAACGCCCCTATGCGATCTCGGGGCGATCGAGGTTCCGGAGCCCGGCTTCGCGATCGGGCTCTGCGCCGGCGTGATGGCCCTCGGCACACTGCGGCGAAGAAGCCTCGCTCGACTCGACGGGGGAACCTGA
- a CDS encoding DUF3604 domain-containing protein, with amino-acid sequence MRAIGFVVAWFLTLSSCPIGAQEDVPTELYWGDTHVHSAYSLDANLFNNFTLGPDAAYRFAKGEAIRTGAGQTAQLERPLDFLVVSDHAEYMGVFKMIREDHPAVSETKTARVIKKLIDENPIFGPESITALNRALDGDPLVSDEKLQRLVWDDVIDIAERNNEPGRFVSIAGYEWGSTPGGDNLHRNVLFRDGPERTKQILPFSAVHSMAPEDLWAFLARYERDTGGQAFAIPHNSNLSNGRMFAVEDSRGQPFSKAYAKARQRYEPVVEVTQIKGDSEAHPFLSPDDEFADYETWDETNIFGLAKTEPSMHEGSYARAALKNGLLLQTALGVNPFRFALIGSTDAHTSLATADEDDYWGKTANMPPGSDRMLGPFIRAVPEDAADTMNWEQAAAGYAGVWATEHSREAIFDAMRRGEVFATTGPRMNVRFFGGWRFSEVDARSSRAARAGYVKGVPMGGDLPARSRDDAPSFLVLAAKDAVGANLQRVQVVKGWVGENDRAEERVYDVIVAEDPIAGVSEIATVWRDPDFDPERLAFYYLRVLEVPTPRWNAIDAARYGKPIAGMRSAHQERAYTSPIWYTPDAP; translated from the coding sequence ATGCGAGCGATCGGATTCGTGGTGGCCTGGTTCCTGACGCTCTCGTCGTGTCCGATCGGTGCGCAGGAAGACGTGCCGACCGAGCTCTACTGGGGCGACACCCATGTCCACAGCGCGTACTCCCTCGACGCGAACCTCTTCAACAACTTCACCCTCGGGCCCGACGCGGCCTATCGCTTCGCGAAGGGCGAGGCGATCCGGACCGGGGCGGGGCAGACCGCCCAGCTCGAACGCCCCCTCGATTTCCTCGTCGTCTCGGATCACGCCGAGTACATGGGCGTGTTCAAGATGATCCGCGAGGACCATCCCGCCGTCTCCGAGACCAAGACGGCGCGCGTCATCAAGAAGCTGATCGACGAGAATCCGATCTTCGGTCCGGAGAGCATCACGGCCCTGAATCGGGCCCTGGACGGTGATCCGCTCGTCTCGGACGAGAAGCTCCAGCGGCTCGTCTGGGACGACGTGATCGACATCGCCGAGCGCAACAACGAGCCCGGTCGATTCGTCTCGATCGCCGGCTACGAGTGGGGCTCGACGCCGGGCGGAGACAACCTCCACCGCAACGTGCTCTTCCGCGACGGCCCGGAGAGGACGAAGCAGATCCTTCCCTTCTCCGCCGTGCACAGCATGGCCCCGGAAGATCTCTGGGCCTTCCTCGCCCGCTACGAGCGCGACACCGGCGGCCAGGCCTTCGCGATCCCCCACAACTCGAATCTCTCGAACGGGCGCATGTTCGCCGTCGAGGACTCCCGTGGGCAGCCCTTCTCGAAGGCCTATGCCAAGGCGCGCCAGCGCTACGAGCCCGTCGTCGAGGTGACGCAGATCAAGGGCGACAGCGAGGCCCATCCCTTCCTCTCGCCGGACGACGAGTTCGCCGACTACGAGACCTGGGACGAGACGAACATCTTCGGTCTCGCGAAGACCGAGCCCTCGATGCACGAGGGCAGCTACGCGCGGGCCGCGCTCAAGAACGGGCTCCTGCTCCAGACGGCGCTCGGCGTGAATCCCTTCCGCTTCGCCCTGATCGGCAGCACCGACGCCCACACGTCCCTCGCGACCGCCGACGAGGACGACTACTGGGGGAAGACCGCGAACATGCCGCCGGGCAGCGATCGGATGCTCGGCCCGTTCATCCGCGCCGTTCCGGAAGACGCGGCGGACACGATGAACTGGGAGCAGGCGGCCGCGGGCTACGCCGGCGTCTGGGCGACGGAGCACAGCCGGGAGGCGATCTTCGACGCGATGCGCCGGGGCGAGGTCTTCGCCACGACCGGGCCGCGGATGAACGTCCGCTTCTTCGGCGGTTGGCGCTTCAGCGAGGTCGACGCGCGCTCGAGCCGCGCGGCGCGGGCGGGCTACGTGAAGGGCGTGCCGATGGGTGGGGACCTTCCCGCACGGTCGCGGGACGACGCGCCGAGCTTCCTGGTCCTCGCGGCGAAGGACGCCGTCGGCGCGAATCTTCAGCGCGTGCAAGTCGTGAAGGGCTGGGTCGGCGAGAACGACCGGGCCGAGGAGCGCGTGTACGACGTGATCGTCGCCGAGGATCCGATCGCCGGTGTCAGCGAGATCGCCACCGTCTGGCGCGACCCCGACTTCGACCCGGAGCGACTCGCGTTCTACTACCTGCGCGTGCTCGAGGTGCCGACCCCGCGCTGGAACGCGATCGACGCCGCTCGCTACGGAAAGCCCATCGCAGGAATGCGCAGCGCACACCAGGAGCGCGCGTACACCTCGCCCATCTGGTACACGCCGGACGCACCGTAG
- a CDS encoding acetolactate synthase large subunit — MNGAESLLRSLVAGGVEVCFTNPGTSEMHFVAALDRVPGMRAVLGLQENVVTGAADGYGRMADKPASTLLHLGPGLANGLANLHNARRAHTPIVNVVGDHAVDHTHLDAPLTSDVEAVAAPFSHWVRTSKSSRAVGRDAAQAVAAARTHPGRIASLILPADASWNEPGVPAQALPVPAPTSAPDETIEEVATRLRESERPALLMSGKALRGRALELAAAIGRATGARVVSDTFYGRLERGGDRAVIERLPYFPEQAAEAIADVTDLVLVHTKAPVGFFAYPDKPSVLTAPTTRVSTLAELEEDAEGALEALADRLGVGPIEPGAFRSTDPLPGMPEGDLNPFTLAQAVAATMRENTIVVDEGATGGFFALPITASAPAHDWLSLTGGAIGFGMPSAIGAAIACPGRPVLNLQADGSAMYTVQSLWTQARESLDVTTVILANRSYGILNAELERTGAAPSKEAEKLFDLTGPELDFVSLARGMGVPAERVTDAGAMGKALARAYATPGPNLIEAIL; from the coding sequence ATGAACGGTGCCGAAAGCCTGCTCCGGTCCCTCGTCGCCGGCGGCGTCGAGGTCTGCTTCACGAACCCCGGCACGTCGGAGATGCACTTCGTCGCCGCGCTCGACCGCGTCCCGGGGATGCGCGCCGTACTCGGACTCCAGGAGAACGTGGTCACCGGCGCCGCCGACGGCTACGGGCGCATGGCGGACAAGCCCGCCTCGACGCTCCTCCATCTCGGCCCCGGCCTCGCCAACGGTCTCGCGAACCTCCACAACGCGAGACGCGCGCACACGCCGATCGTGAACGTCGTCGGCGACCACGCCGTCGATCACACCCACCTCGACGCGCCGCTCACCTCCGACGTCGAGGCGGTCGCCGCCCCCTTCTCCCACTGGGTCCGCACCTCGAAGTCCTCGCGCGCCGTCGGCCGGGACGCGGCCCAGGCGGTCGCCGCAGCACGAACTCATCCCGGCCGGATCGCGTCGCTCATCCTGCCGGCGGACGCGAGCTGGAACGAGCCCGGCGTTCCCGCGCAGGCGCTCCCGGTTCCGGCGCCGACGAGCGCGCCGGACGAGACGATCGAGGAAGTCGCGACGCGCCTGCGCGAGAGCGAGCGGCCCGCACTGCTCATGAGCGGGAAGGCCCTGCGCGGCCGCGCCCTCGAGCTTGCGGCGGCCATCGGCCGGGCGACCGGCGCCCGCGTCGTCTCGGACACCTTCTACGGACGTCTCGAGCGCGGCGGGGATCGCGCGGTGATCGAACGCCTGCCGTACTTTCCGGAGCAGGCGGCGGAGGCGATCGCCGACGTGACGGATCTCGTCCTCGTCCACACGAAGGCGCCGGTCGGGTTCTTCGCCTACCCGGACAAGCCGAGCGTCCTGACCGCGCCGACCACTCGCGTCTCGACCCTCGCCGAGCTCGAGGAGGACGCGGAGGGCGCGCTCGAGGCCCTCGCCGATCGGTTGGGGGTCGGTCCGATCGAGCCCGGCGCGTTCCGCTCGACGGACCCGCTTCCCGGCATGCCCGAGGGCGACCTGAATCCGTTCACCCTCGCCCAGGCGGTGGCGGCGACGATGCGCGAGAACACGATCGTCGTGGACGAAGGGGCGACCGGCGGGTTCTTCGCCCTCCCGATCACCGCGAGCGCGCCCGCCCACGACTGGCTCTCGCTGACCGGCGGCGCGATCGGCTTCGGCATGCCGAGCGCGATCGGTGCGGCGATCGCGTGCCCCGGTCGACCGGTGCTCAACCTGCAGGCGGACGGCTCGGCGATGTACACGGTCCAATCGCTCTGGACGCAGGCGCGGGAGAGCCTCGACGTCACGACGGTGATCCTCGCGAACCGGAGCTACGGCATCCTCAACGCCGAGCTCGAACGAACCGGAGCCGCGCCGAGCAAGGAAGCCGAGAAGCTCTTCGATCTCACCGGCCCGGAGCTCGACTTCGTCTCCCTCGCGCGGGGGATGGGCGTTCCGGCCGAGCGCGTGACCGATGCAGGCGCGATGGGCAAGGCGCTCGCCCGGGCCTACGCCACGCCCGGGCCGAACCTGATCGAGGCGATTCTCTGA
- a CDS encoding sigma 54-interacting transcriptional regulator translates to MAARSSAFVSDREREILEAVTRMATSNPFAPDRIDQERLALGDGFTAYTAVWHMDGDVEGLNPNVLRLKELAEGMAEDLRSRLVEGARPSREELALYEGFVRYLLFYRYSPDLTRIIHDREKGRPATRKLGFYGRYASDFSHFFEIPGVEFPEETNAPHVLAWGFQIRRAFHHVFTQIYGGSMPIAELRGKVWRAVFTHDVERYRRSLYGRMGDIPALVLGESGTGKELVARAIGLSRYIPLDPERACFVADFADGYQAVNLAALSSSLIESEVFGHRKGAFTGAVEDRAGWLEGSGPFGTIFLDEIGDLDPGIQVKLLRVLQSRTFQRIGETIERRFEGKIVAATNADLEQGIEDGTFREDLYYRLCANVIEMPTLRAQIEADDGAFEQLTQVIAVRIAGSEEEGDGLAKEVLGFVRSGLPADYAWPGNVRELEQCVRSVLVQGSYAPPRRRDAGERLAASGVAPMLLAGEASAEALLRDYTTRVYAKQGSYEAAARVLGLDRRTVKAKLDPELLEELRAEG, encoded by the coding sequence TTGGCCGCGCGCAGCTCCGCTTTCGTCAGCGATCGGGAGCGGGAGATCCTCGAAGCCGTCACGCGGATGGCGACGTCGAACCCGTTCGCACCGGATCGGATCGACCAGGAGCGCCTCGCCCTCGGTGACGGCTTCACGGCCTACACCGCGGTGTGGCACATGGACGGCGACGTCGAGGGCTTGAACCCGAACGTTCTCCGCCTGAAGGAGCTCGCCGAAGGCATGGCCGAGGACCTCCGGTCCCGGCTGGTCGAAGGAGCGCGTCCGTCTCGTGAGGAGCTCGCTCTCTACGAGGGCTTCGTCCGCTACCTCCTCTTCTACCGCTACTCGCCCGACCTCACCCGGATCATCCACGATCGTGAGAAGGGCCGCCCCGCGACCCGGAAGCTCGGCTTCTACGGGCGCTACGCGTCGGACTTCTCCCACTTCTTCGAGATCCCCGGCGTCGAGTTCCCGGAGGAGACCAACGCGCCCCACGTTCTCGCCTGGGGCTTTCAGATCCGGCGCGCGTTCCACCACGTCTTCACGCAGATCTACGGTGGGTCGATGCCGATCGCGGAGCTGCGCGGCAAGGTCTGGCGCGCGGTCTTCACACACGACGTCGAGCGCTACCGCCGCAGTCTCTACGGTCGGATGGGAGACATCCCGGCGCTCGTGCTCGGCGAGTCGGGGACCGGCAAGGAGCTCGTCGCCCGCGCGATCGGCCTCTCCCGCTACATCCCGCTCGATCCGGAGCGTGCATGCTTCGTCGCCGACTTCGCGGACGGCTACCAGGCGGTCAACCTCGCCGCGCTGTCGTCCTCGTTGATCGAGTCCGAGGTCTTCGGCCACCGCAAGGGCGCCTTCACCGGGGCCGTCGAGGACCGCGCGGGTTGGCTCGAAGGGAGTGGTCCCTTCGGCACGATCTTCCTCGACGAGATCGGGGACCTCGATCCCGGGATCCAGGTCAAGCTCCTACGGGTGCTCCAGAGCCGCACGTTCCAGCGGATCGGCGAGACGATCGAGCGTCGCTTCGAGGGCAAGATCGTCGCCGCGACCAACGCCGACCTCGAGCAGGGGATCGAAGACGGGACCTTCCGTGAGGACCTCTACTACCGCCTGTGTGCGAACGTGATCGAGATGCCGACCCTGCGCGCCCAGATCGAGGCGGACGACGGTGCCTTCGAGCAGCTGACCCAGGTGATCGCCGTCCGGATCGCGGGAAGTGAGGAAGAAGGCGATGGCCTCGCGAAGGAAGTGCTCGGCTTCGTCCGGAGTGGACTGCCCGCCGACTACGCCTGGCCGGGCAACGTCCGTGAGCTCGAGCAGTGCGTACGGAGCGTCCTCGTCCAGGGCTCCTACGCGCCACCGCGACGACGCGACGCGGGGGAGCGCCTCGCGGCGTCCGGCGTTGCGCCGATGCTCCTGGCCGGCGAGGCCAGCGCGGAAGCGCTTCTACGCGACTACACCACCCGCGTCTACGCGAAGCAGGGCTCCTACGAAGCGGCGGCCCGGGTGCTCGGGCTCGATCGCCGGACCGTGAAGGCGAAGCTCGACCCGGAGCTCCTGGAGGAACTCCGGGCCGAGGGGTGA
- a CDS encoding acyltransferase yields the protein MSFATELWHQAAHVAHATPDTRNRYVDFLRAASITVVILGHWLVAAPYLPDAGALVAGNMLEIAPWTRWLTLAVQVMPIFFLVGGYANHTAWTAAVERGTPYPRWLAGRFQRLIAPVIPVLLAWVAIAGIAPFAGADPALMGLLSQAALVPTWFLAVYVMVGVLVPITYRAWIRYGFRSFWALVAGATLTDVVSFSTGHRTLGLVNYFFVWLAIHQLGYAWREGRFEKRLAWFAGGALATALLVTFGPYPLAMVGFPGMEVSNTSPPTLALLTLGIAQSGLVLAAEPYARRVLDHAKVWTTTVLVNGLIMSVYLWHMTAMIAVYAGLYLAGTGLDLLPNSADWWTSRPLYLLAFTLFLFPLALLVQRFEKPVADLVTYSRRRLVAAATLVCAGLAMISAQGVASGDGLRILPNLLPFYGAGLAGIGPLKILATMGLSGTEKNAD from the coding sequence ATGTCCTTCGCGACCGAACTCTGGCACCAGGCCGCCCACGTGGCCCACGCCACCCCCGATACCCGCAACCGCTACGTCGACTTCCTGCGCGCCGCCTCGATCACCGTCGTGATCCTGGGCCACTGGCTCGTCGCGGCGCCCTACCTCCCGGATGCGGGCGCCCTGGTCGCCGGCAACATGCTCGAGATCGCGCCCTGGACCCGGTGGCTCACCCTCGCCGTCCAGGTCATGCCGATCTTCTTCCTCGTCGGCGGCTACGCGAACCACACCGCCTGGACCGCCGCCGTCGAGCGGGGCACGCCCTACCCGCGCTGGCTCGCCGGCCGCTTCCAGCGCTTGATCGCCCCGGTGATTCCCGTCCTGCTCGCCTGGGTCGCGATCGCCGGGATCGCGCCCTTCGCCGGCGCGGATCCCGCACTGATGGGCCTGCTCTCCCAGGCGGCGCTCGTGCCGACGTGGTTCCTCGCGGTCTACGTGATGGTCGGCGTCCTCGTGCCGATCACCTACCGCGCCTGGATCCGATACGGCTTTCGCTCGTTCTGGGCGCTCGTCGCCGGCGCCACGCTGACCGACGTCGTCTCCTTCTCCACGGGCCACCGCACGCTCGGCCTCGTCAACTACTTCTTCGTCTGGCTCGCGATCCACCAGCTCGGCTACGCGTGGCGCGAGGGCCGCTTCGAGAAGAGACTCGCCTGGTTCGCCGGCGGTGCGCTCGCGACCGCGCTCCTCGTCACCTTCGGCCCCTACCCCCTGGCCATGGTCGGCTTCCCGGGCATGGAGGTCTCGAATACGTCGCCGCCGACCCTCGCCCTCCTGACGCTCGGGATCGCCCAGTCCGGGCTCGTTCTGGCCGCAGAGCCCTACGCCCGGCGCGTCCTGGATCACGCGAAGGTCTGGACGACGACCGTCCTCGTGAATGGCCTGATCATGTCCGTCTATCTCTGGCACATGACGGCGATGATCGCGGTCTACGCCGGGCTCTACCTGGCAGGGACGGGACTCGACCTGCTTCCGAACTCGGCGGACTGGTGGACGTCTCGCCCGCTCTACCTGCTGGCCTTCACCCTCTTTCTCTTCCCGCTCGCGCTCCTGGTACAGCGCTTCGAGAAGCCGGTCGCGGACCTGGTCACGTACTCGCGACGACGCCTGGTCGCGGCAGCGACCCTGGTCTGTGCCGGCCTCGCCATGATCAGCGCGCAGGGCGTCGCGTCCGGAGACGGCCTCCGGATCCTGCCGAATCTGCTGCCCTTCTACGGCGCGGGGCTGGCGGGGATCGGCCCGCTCAAGATCCTCGCGACGATGGGTCTCTCCGGGACGGAGAAGAACGCCGACTAG
- a CDS encoding enoyl-CoA hydratase/isomerase family protein: MPKIEYPAYELIEVDVDADTHVGQLTMNVPKKLNALGVEILREMLDAVNRLNADPAVRVVILTGAGRAFSAGADLTMGATGTGVSDHLQQDHRPVLEAILRAPKPWISAINGACAGVGSAYGMICDLTVMAEDAYIYQAFAGIGLIPDGGATWLLANALGRKRAYEIIATGEKVAAGKCLEWGLCNRVVPSDALLPETRAWAEELAQRAPLSLRYAKASLHTAINSDYGPAYDREVELQSLAGSSHDSQEAIKAFREKRTPTFEGR, translated from the coding sequence ATGCCGAAGATCGAATACCCCGCCTACGAGCTGATCGAAGTCGATGTCGACGCCGACACGCACGTCGGTCAGCTGACGATGAACGTGCCGAAGAAGCTCAACGCGCTCGGTGTCGAGATTCTGCGCGAGATGCTGGACGCGGTGAACCGGTTGAACGCCGACCCTGCCGTGCGCGTCGTGATCCTGACCGGAGCGGGCCGCGCCTTCTCGGCGGGGGCCGACCTCACGATGGGCGCGACGGGAACGGGCGTCAGTGATCACCTCCAGCAGGACCACCGCCCGGTCCTCGAAGCGATCCTGCGCGCCCCGAAGCCGTGGATCAGCGCGATCAACGGCGCCTGTGCCGGCGTCGGCAGCGCCTACGGCATGATCTGCGACCTGACCGTCATGGCCGAGGACGCCTACATCTACCAGGCCTTCGCCGGGATCGGCCTGATCCCCGACGGCGGCGCCACCTGGCTCCTCGCGAACGCCCTCGGCCGCAAGCGCGCCTACGAGATCATCGCGACCGGAGAGAAGGTCGCCGCCGGGAAATGCCTGGAGTGGGGGCTCTGCAATCGCGTCGTGCCGAGCGATGCGCTGCTGCCCGAGACCCGGGCGTGGGCGGAGGAGCTCGCCCAGCGCGCCCCGCTCTCGCTCCGCTACGCCAAGGCATCCCTCCACACGGCGATCAACAGCGACTACGGCCCGGCGTACGACCGCGAGGTCGAGCTCCAATCCCTCGCCGGCAGCAGCCACGACTCCCAGGAAGCGATCAAGGCGTTCCGGGAGAAGCGAACACCGACGTTCGAGGGGCGATAG